One Candidatus Vicinibacter affinis DNA window includes the following coding sequences:
- a CDS encoding DUF4918 family protein — MDFKDQVLGFLSGVNENLPLLPDGINLLETSLGSIAEPYIRHFYTKFYSDQKQRKLILGINPGRHGSGTTGIPFTDAFHLAHDCNISNNLQGKELSAQFMYEMMEAYGGVNKFYQQFFISSVCPLGFTKMGKNYNYYDDPEFSLKLTEYIVHQMKRLLRLPVDKEIIYCLGEGKNHQLNNTKS; from the coding sequence ATGGATTTCAAAGACCAGGTATTGGGATTTTTATCCGGAGTGAATGAAAATCTGCCATTGTTACCCGATGGAATTAATCTTCTTGAAACTTCTCTCGGATCAATAGCAGAGCCCTACATACGCCACTTTTATACAAAATTCTATTCTGATCAAAAACAGAGAAAACTGATTCTTGGTATCAATCCTGGCAGACATGGTTCAGGTACAACAGGGATTCCATTTACGGATGCTTTTCATTTAGCACATGATTGTAATATTTCAAACAATCTTCAAGGCAAAGAATTGTCAGCCCAATTTATGTATGAAATGATGGAGGCCTACGGAGGCGTAAATAAATTTTATCAACAGTTTTTTATCTCTTCCGTTTGCCCTCTGGGTTTTACAAAAATGGGTAAGAACTACAATTATTATGATGATCCTGAGTTTTCACTAAAATTGACAGAATATATAGTACACCAGATGAAGCGCCTTTTAAGATTGCCAGTTGACAAAGAAATTATCTATTGTCTTGGGGAAGGTAAAAACCACCAATTGAATAATACCAAGAGTTAA
- the thrS gene encoding threonine--tRNA ligase has product MTINITFPDGRVQEYPQGVTALQVAQSISEGLARNVLSAKVNGEVIDATRPISMDSTLQLLTWTDKEGKATYWHSSAHLMAEAIEALYPGTLFGIGPAIENGFYYDIDTQGKQLSGHDLAQIESKMISLAQQKSDYIRKEIGKSDAIAYFTEKKDPYKLELLEGLEDGQITFYSQGNFTDLCRGPHIPNTSFIKAAKLTNVAGAYWRGDETRPQMTRIYGITFPKQKELEEYLVLLEEAKKRDHRKLGQELELFMFSDRVGAGLPIWLPKGTALRQRLEDFLKAEQIKRGYTPVITPHIGHKNLYITSGHWEKYGKDSFQPILTPREGEEFLLKPMNCPHHCEIFGHKPRSYKELPIRIAEFGTVYRYEQSGELHGLTRVRCFTQDDAHIFCTDDQVKAEFLNVLDLTMYVIKKLGFEHFTAQISLRDPENKEKYLGSDENWIKAEQAIIDATKEVGLPTTTELGEAAFYGPKLDFMVKDALGRSWQLGTIQVDYNLPERFQLEYIGADNSKHRPVMIHRAPFGSMERFIGVLTEHCAGKFPLWLAPEQYGILTVSDKYQEYAESVHDLLQEQGLRGFIDDRVESIGKKIRDNEVKKIPFMLIVGEKELNDQSISVRKQGSGDQGSQTPLEFINMIKEQL; this is encoded by the coding sequence ATGACCATTAATATTACTTTTCCGGATGGAAGGGTGCAGGAATATCCTCAAGGAGTAACTGCACTTCAAGTAGCCCAGTCTATCAGTGAAGGACTTGCCCGCAATGTATTGTCAGCCAAAGTTAATGGCGAGGTAATAGATGCCACACGCCCCATTTCAATGGATTCAACTTTGCAATTGCTAACCTGGACTGATAAAGAAGGAAAGGCTACCTACTGGCATTCTTCTGCACATTTGATGGCAGAAGCAATAGAGGCGCTTTATCCCGGCACCTTATTTGGTATCGGTCCCGCCATAGAAAATGGATTCTATTACGACATAGATACTCAGGGCAAACAATTGTCTGGCCATGACCTGGCTCAGATTGAATCTAAAATGATTTCTCTTGCACAACAGAAATCAGATTATATCCGAAAAGAAATCGGAAAGTCAGACGCCATTGCATATTTTACTGAAAAGAAAGATCCTTATAAACTGGAACTTTTGGAAGGTCTTGAAGACGGACAGATTACATTTTATTCTCAAGGGAATTTTACAGATTTGTGCAGGGGCCCCCACATTCCAAATACAAGCTTTATCAAAGCTGCCAAATTAACTAATGTGGCAGGAGCGTATTGGCGTGGTGATGAGACCAGACCACAGATGACCAGAATTTATGGGATTACTTTCCCTAAACAAAAAGAACTTGAGGAGTATCTCGTCTTGCTCGAAGAGGCCAAGAAAAGGGACCACCGCAAGCTGGGTCAGGAATTGGAATTATTTATGTTCTCTGACCGGGTAGGTGCCGGTTTACCCATATGGCTGCCAAAAGGAACCGCCCTCAGACAAAGACTGGAAGATTTTCTGAAAGCTGAACAGATTAAAAGAGGCTACACCCCTGTCATTACTCCACATATTGGACACAAGAATCTTTACATTACAAGCGGTCACTGGGAGAAATACGGGAAAGATTCTTTTCAGCCGATACTTACTCCAAGAGAAGGCGAGGAATTTCTTCTAAAACCGATGAACTGCCCTCATCATTGTGAAATTTTTGGACACAAACCAAGGTCTTACAAAGAATTACCTATAAGGATTGCGGAGTTTGGGACTGTCTACAGATATGAACAAAGCGGGGAATTACACGGATTAACCAGGGTGCGCTGTTTCACCCAGGATGATGCCCATATTTTTTGTACGGATGATCAGGTTAAGGCAGAATTTTTGAATGTTTTAGATTTGACCATGTACGTCATTAAAAAGCTTGGATTTGAGCATTTTACCGCACAAATCAGCCTCAGAGATCCGGAAAACAAAGAAAAATATCTAGGTTCTGATGAAAATTGGATAAAGGCTGAACAGGCCATCATAGATGCTACCAAAGAAGTTGGACTTCCGACAACCACAGAATTGGGAGAGGCCGCTTTTTATGGTCCTAAACTGGACTTCATGGTAAAGGATGCCCTGGGAAGAAGTTGGCAATTGGGAACCATTCAAGTTGATTACAACCTTCCTGAACGCTTCCAACTGGAATACATAGGTGCAGATAATTCCAAACACCGTCCTGTTATGATACACAGGGCTCCATTTGGTTCGATGGAGCGATTCATCGGAGTATTGACCGAGCATTGTGCCGGTAAATTTCCACTTTGGCTGGCTCCTGAACAATATGGCATACTTACCGTCAGTGATAAGTATCAGGAATATGCTGAATCTGTCCATGATTTGTTGCAAGAACAGGGCCTTCGCGGATTTATTGATGATCGTGTAGAATCCATTGGGAAAAAAATCAGGGATAATGAAGTGAAGAAAATTCCTTTCATGTTGATCGTCGGCGAAAAAGAACTCAATGATCAATCCATTTCCGTCAGAAAGCAGGGTTCAGGAGATCAGGGTAGTCAGACTCCGCTTGAATTTATAAACATGATTAAAGAGCAGTTGTAA